The following is a genomic window from Bacillus horti.
GGTGACACCTGGAGCTTCTATGACTTTAGTGTTCTCCAGCTCAATCGCCCTTCCTTCAGTAGGCTCGAACAAAGGGATACCCTTACCTAGTAATACTGGAACCTGATGAAGTAATAACTCATCTAATAAGCCTGCTCCAAGACATTGTTGGATTGTACTAGCTCCGGCAACTCCAACATGCTTTTTTCCAGCTACTGCCTTTGCTTGCTCTACGGCACTTCTGATTCCATCCGTAACAAACGTAAACGGAGTGTCCCCCTTAGGCACATTCTTAGGCTCTTCATGTGTAAGGACAAATACAGGGACACCAGCAGGGTGACTTCCTTCCCACCCTCCTACAATATCATAGGTTCTTCTACCAACTAAAATAGCTCCCTCTTCTTCAATAGACTGAT
Proteins encoded in this region:
- a CDS encoding dihydrofolate reductase family protein; amino-acid sequence: MNKVIADMSISLDGFIAGINDGPTQPLGEGGEHLHKWLFEGEYSSKYNDFFKLTKTSRDVFDQSIEEEGAILVGRRTYDIVGGWEGSHPAGVPVFVLTHEEPKNVPKGDTPFTFVTDGIRSAVEQAKAVAGKKHVGVAGASTIQQCLGAGLLDELLLHQVPVLLGKGIPLFEPTEGRAIELENTKVIEAPGVTHLGFRIMK